A genomic region of Haliaeetus albicilla chromosome 8, bHalAlb1.1, whole genome shotgun sequence contains the following coding sequences:
- the MPND gene encoding MPN domain-containing protein translates to MAALAAASPGGDECLEEDEDELEPGLDEAEAEPETGSGTKAAGGTRGAVLTRRGITLRVLLRDGLLEPARGVLSIYYLGKKFVGDLGADGTITWQETGQVFNSPSAWATHCKRLVNPAKKSGCGWASVRYKGQKLDQYKAAWLRKHQPNAPPAEEVGRDPPPPHPQIWDPAAWVVGWVPALCCPQSLASEGEEEEMPEDEEEEATREGRAPVPEPTATKKTEERSKKQQCKNLAEPAGTDHGPPGKRLESKPRVPVRYCTLGPRDSARNPQTLVEVTSFAAINKFQPFNVAISSNVLLLLDFHSHLTRSEVVGYLGGRWDTNTQLLTVLRAFPCRTRLGDAEAAGAVEEEICQSLFLRGLSLVGWYHSHPFGPALPSLHDIDAQMDYQLKLQGSGNGFQPCLALICGPYYHGNPGMESKIAPFWVMPPPEQRPNDYGIPMDVEVAYIQDGFLTNDVLQEMTLLVEFYKGAPDLVKFQELWSQDQTYLDKLKGSLASRTPKDQSFTHILEQIYSLLKLSS, encoded by the exons ATGGCAG CGCTGGCGGCCGCCTCCCCCGGCGGGGACGAGTGCCTGGAGGAGGACGAGGACGAGCTGGAGCCGGGACTGGACGAAGCGGAGGCCGAGCCGGAGACCGGGAGCGGGACGAAGGCGGCGGGGGGCACCCGGGGGGCCGTGCTCACCCGCCGCGGCATCACCCTCCGCGTCCTTCTCCGCGACGGGCTCCTCGAGCCGGCCCGCGGCGTCCTCTCCATCTACTACCTG GGCAAAAAATTCGTGGGGGACCTGGGGGCGGACGGGACCATCACCTGGCAGGAGACGGGACAGGTCTTCAACTCGCCCAGCGCCTGGGCCACCCACTGCAAGCGCCTGGTGAACCCCGCCAAGAAGTCGGGGTGCGGGTGGGCGTCCGTCCGCTACAAGGGCCAGAAGCTGGACCAGTACAAAGCCGCTTGGCTGCGCAAGCACCAGCCCAACGCGCCGCCCGCCGAGGAGGTGGgtcgggaccccccccccccccacccccaaatctGGGACCCCGCAGCGTGGGTGGTGGGATGGGTGCCAGCCTTGTGCTGCCCGCAGAGCTTGGCCAGcgagggtgaggaggaggagatgcctGAGGATGAAGAAGAGGAGGCGACGAGAGAGGGTCGGGCGCCTGTGCCGGAGCCGACGGCTACcaaaaaaacagaggagaggagcaagaagcagcagtgcaAGAACCTGGCAGAGCCAGCGGGGACGG ATCACGGCCCCCCGGGGAAAAGGCTGGAGAGCAAACCCCGGGTGCCTGTCCGCTACTGCACCCTGGGCCCCCGCGACTCGGCCAG GAACCCCCAGACCCTGGTGGAGGTGACGTCCTTTGCCGCCATCAACAAGTTCCAGCCCTTCAACGTGGCCATTTCCAGCAACGTCCTCCTGCTCCTG GATTTCCACAGCCACCTGACGCGGAGCGAAGTGGTGGGCTACCTGGGTGGGCGGTGGGACACCAATACACAGT TGCTGACGGTGCTGCGAGCCTTCCCGTGCCGGACCCGCCTGGGTGATGCCGAGGCCGCCGGTGCCGTGGAAGAGGAG ATCTGCCAGAGCTTGTTCTTGCGGGGGCTGTCGCTGGTGGGTTGGTACCACAGCCACCCCTTCGGCCCCGCGCTGCCCTCCCTGCACGACATCGATGCGCAGATGGATTATCAGCTCAAGCTGCAGGGTAGCGGCAACGGcttccagccctgcctggccctCATCTGCG gaCCCTACTATCACGGTAACCCCGGCATGGAGTCCAAAATTGCGCCCTTCTGGGTGATGCCACCGCCGGAG CAACGGCCCAACGACTACGGCATCCCCATGGACGTGGAGGTGGCCTACATCCAGGACGGCTTCCTCACCAACGATGTCCTGCAGGAGATG acgCTGCTGGTGGAGTTTTATAAGGGAGCCCCCGACCTGGTGAAGTTTCAGGAGCTGTGGAGTCAGGATCAGACGTACCTGGACAAGCTGAAG GGCTCCCTGGCCTCCCGCACCCCCAAAGACCAGAGCTTCACCCACATCCTGGAGCAGATCTACAGCCTCCTCAAGCTCAGCAGCTGA